One region of Wyeomyia smithii strain HCP4-BCI-WySm-NY-G18 chromosome 3, ASM2978416v1, whole genome shotgun sequence genomic DNA includes:
- the LOC129728888 gene encoding WASH complex subunit 2, whose product MALTPDELRKNIPNWSLESDGQLLQYMVEISKNLEAKCKKTKENLNQLLLELNDSQIRFANASNNFNGVQQVKYVENRVKDDDESFYSVREEVVETGEKYSHAEIFKMTVQRSITNMYKCFERVTVQLDSDSDSEDDSNDAEVTARNTVLRAIQKYPYINRPLPYVIGSPEWKEKWHVGLIDSEEESETECKEQYSDSSDSERIFPSQTNSNHTPSESEGSVWGVHSDPRRRDRSMEPSVSGEDTLSIHSTSSSIRPPVVKTLRQQNKVQVLPFGQQFRPPSLFQDQPPEDTISVSSSRSKMLNLFDESDKEDSTPAHQAKPQPVINQPAYFRGNLPERQTVNLFDDEPPSPCLGRTGNLSSTTAGKTQHKKSVNLFIESDEEEDMTNNNDQISKSVDIFQSEPREKRENLAKPATNLFTSNDNVRLGQSVVQKPAGHIFDEDNNNPYDEDDLFVPVQKSVNGSGDGRSVLRITNLFDDEPPVDDFDEIFKSKATTHKPIGGKLVLPVAPLLPKRGDGNHNESVSESNAEKTEVIRDEHHRVSNEYTAHKPIESQKQIATDAMISKKVNLFDDNDDDQDLFATMRQTNKSAPISKINLFDDEDDSFLFASKDDNPVVANILETKSPQVGSSKQNTSIRSEILKKKSIFDSDSAEQSEEDKPFDSLKINKSNGSLSSRTESLPQKEQTGPSAQFLVDDIQRQASTSIAKPVISSTEVNSLDPSEHLSPLVEEPIKNPEISNEIDYYLITPKKSGNKETSLPEVKTQAANVDEFESNDSGDAVQSHVDEIKVVEKDKHEIERQTDDSIAHTIVVSQPSEENTSVAKCALNFSSMGLFDDVPPPDDNIFEEARSSITLDHSDDPGFYAGQTSARTAISSDSINRSRYLFMDDEGPPPDDLNPQLAKDEVDDLLSSRQTVKSISSIVENDKCSGVSNENKREKSKINKLSAKVNINVNALLPGARRPPTVDNKSDSEATVSEIQTIIQQNNSFEPENSAGKLVGLNKDRARIQVKRKPSSRQHRRAHYENTVQGHSSILTASGVQSQQDTHAEEIRVVVGSEMKSQHVEITANDIVSNPLISNQLPSELLQQKIFEVKDDEDKLVNNQPVESKSVKSEPKTLLPTSILSGETSKPPEITVAADKSKRGPSTRKLFSDSETDDDDDLFGELTKHVTVSKPVTLIVDQTKSTPQSIQKITSVATKVVDTYSAPSKASQSKSIFDDSDDENDYLFSKPNPKTQPTPVMVDNAKFSIKTANHKNKSIFGSDDEEESDDLFGSKATKHSSVTAASMKITKPPIQTKSLFGDDDDDDDDDDLFGSKGRPTIKPTSSFTGIKKPDSNRTKMSTTVASNDPLADLFG is encoded by the exons ATG GCGCTGACTCCGGATGAGTTGCGTAAGAATATACCTAACTGGTCACTAGAATCGGACGGGCAACTCCTTCAATATATGGTTGAAATTTCTAAG AATTTGGAAGCTAAGTGTAAAAAAACCAAGGAGAATCTAAATCAGTTGCTACTAGAATTAAACGACAGTCAAATACGATTCGCTAATGCATCGAATAACTTCAACGGTGTTCAACAGgtgaaatatgttgaaaatcgaGTGAAAGACGACGACGAAAGCTTTTACTCAGTACGGGAAGAAGTAGTGGAAACTGGCGAGAAATACTCgcatgcagaaattttcaaaatgacCGTCCAACGGTCAATAACTAACATGTACAAGTGCTTTGAAAGGGTAACAGTGCAGCTAGACAGTGATAGCGATAGTGAAGATGATTCAAATGATGCGGAAGTCACTGCACGAAATACAGTACTGCGAGCGATTCAGAAATATCCTTACATCAACAGACCACTACCGTATGTTATAGGATCACCAGAATGGAAGGAAAAATGGCACGTTGGTTTGATTGACTCAGAAGAGGAATCAGAAACAGAGTGCAAAGAACAGTACTCCGATTCAAGCGATAGCGAACGAATATTTCCTTCGCAAACCAATAGTAATCATACACCATCAGAATCAGAGGGGTCTGTTTGGGGGGTACATTCAGACCCCAGAAGAAGAGATAGATCGATGGAGCCAAGTGTGTCAGGTGAAGATACGCTGTCGATTCATTCAACCTCCAGCTCGATCAGGCCACCAGTCGTCAAAACATTACGGCAACAAAACAAAGTTCAAGTACTGCCTTTTGGACAACAATTTAGACCACCTTCATTATTTCAAGATCAGCCACCAGAGGATACAATCAGCGTGTCGTCAAGTAGATCGAAAATGCTCAATTTGTTTGATGAATCGGATAAAGAAGATTCTACTCCTGCTCATCAAGCGAAACCACAGCCAGTGATAAATCAGCCTGCTTACTTCAGAGGAAATCTGCCTGAGAGGCAAACAGTTAATTTGTTTGATGATGAACCACCATCCCCGTGTCTGGGACGTACAGGAAATTTATCGTCAACTACCGCTGGCAAAACTCAACACAAAAAGtctgttaatttatttattgaaaGCGATGAGGAAGAAGACATGACGAATAATAATgatcaaatttcaaaatctgTCGATATTTTCCAAAGTGAGCCCCGTGAAAAACGCGAAAATCTAGCAAAACCTGCTACCAATCTTTTTACTAGTAATGATAACGTTCGCCTTGGCCAATCAGTGGTCCAAAAACCTGCTGGTCATATATTCGATGAGGACAATAACAACCCTTATGATGAAGATGATCTCTTCGTACCTGTACAAAAATCTGTCAATGGATCTGGCGACGGTCGTAGCGTTCTAAGGATAACGAATCTCTTTGACGATGAACCTCCTGTGGATGATTTTGATGAAATATTTAAATCAAAAGCTACAACTCACAAACCAATTGGTGGTAAACTAGTGCTGCCTGTTGCGCCGTTACTTCCTAAAAGGGGGGATGGGAATCATAATGAAAGTGTTTCCGAATCAAACGCTGAAAAAACTGAGGTTATTCGTGATGAGCATCATCGTGTATCTAATGAGTACACAGCGCATAAACCCATAGAATCGCAGAAGCAAATTGCGACTGATGCAATGATCAGTAAAAAAGTTAATCTTTTTGATGATAACGACGACGATCAAGATCTTTTTGCAACAATGAGGCAAACAAACAAATCTGCACCGATTTCAAAAATCAATCTCTTTGATGATGAAGATGATTCCTTTCTATTTGCAAGCAAAGATGATAACCCAGTTGTTGCAAATATTTTGGAAACAAAATCCCCCCAAGTAGGTAGTAGTAAACAGAACACAAGTATTCGATCGGAgatattgaagaaaaaatcaattttcgattcCGATTCTGCTGAGCAAAGTGAGGAAGATAAACCTTTTGATagcttgaaaataaacaaaagtaaTGGATCTTTAAGTTCGAGAACGGAATCTTTACCGCAAAAAGAACAAACAGGTCCTAGTGCGCAATTTCTTGTTGACGACATTCAAAGACAAGCTTCAACTTCCATAGCAAAGCCAGTGATAAGCAGCACAGAAGTAAATTCATTGGATCCATCGGAGCATTTGTCACCTCTTGTTGAAGAACCAATAAAAAATCcggaaatttcaaatgaaattgaTTATTATCTTATCACcccaaaaaaatctggaaacaaAGAAACAAGCCTACCCGAGGTAAAAACTCAAGCAGCAAACGTGGATGAATTTGAATCTAATGATTCGGGAGATGCAGTGCAAAGCCATGTTGATGAAATAAAGGTTGTTGAAAAAGATAAACATGAAATAGAACGACAAACTGATGATAGTATTGCTCATACTATAGTAGTTTCACAGCCGTCTGAGGAAAATACCTCTGTAGCCAAATGTGCCTTGAATTTTAGCTCAATGGGATTGTTTGACGATGTTCCTCCACCGGATGATAACATATTCGAAGAAGCGCGTTCTTCAATTACCTTAGATCATAGTGATGATCCAGGCTTTTATGCTGGACAAACTTCTGCACGGACTGCCATTTCATCGGACAGCATAAATCGTAGTCGATATCTTTTCATGGACGACGAAGGTCCCCCACCAGATGATTTAAACCCGCAGTTAGCTAAAGACGAAGTAGATGATCTACTATCATCCCGCCAAACTGTAAAGAGCATTTCGAGCATAGTTGAAAATGATAAGTGTAGTGGAGTGAGCAATGAAAATAAgagagaaaaatcaaaaataaacaaattgtcTGCCAAAGTTAACATTAATGTAAATGCTTTACTACCCGGAGCCCGCAGGCCTCCGACAGTTGACAACAAATCCGACAGCGAGGCAACAGTGTCAGAAATTCAGACCATAATTCAACAAAACAATTCATTTGAACCGGAAAACAGCGCAGGTAAGTTGGTTGGATTAAATAAAGACCGTGCGCGTATCCAGGTTAAACGAAAACCTTCGTCGCGACAACACAGAAGAGCTCATTACGAAAACACTGTACAAGGTCATTCTAGCATATTGACAGCCTCTGGTGTTCAATCTCAACAAGACACTCATGCTGAAGAAATCCGAGTAGTAGTTGGCTCGGAAATGAAATCTCAGCACGTAGAGATAACAGCAAATGATATCGTTTCTAATCCGTTGATATCCAATCAACTGCCTAGTGAACTCttgcagcaaaaaatatttgaagttaaagatgatgaagataaacTTGTTAACAATCAGCCAGTTGAATCAAAATCGGTTAAATCTGAACCAAAGACACTACTGCCAACTTCAATATTGTCGGGTGAAACATCGAAGCCTCCCGAAATTACAGTGGCAGCAGACAAATCAAAACGGGGGCCATCCACAAGAAAACTATTCTCCGATAGCGAAACCGATGATGACGATGATCTGTTTGGCGAGCTAACGAAACATGTTACTGTGTCGAAGCCTGTCACGTTAATAGTTGACCAAACGAAAAGCACTCCACAGTCAATTCAGAAGATAACTTCAGTTGCAACAAAAGTTGTTGATACATATTCGGCGCCTTCTAAGGCAAGTCAATCAAAGTCAATTTTTGATGATTCTGATGATGAGAATGATTATCTGTTTTCAAAACCCAACCCAAAAACTCAGCCTACTCCAGTTATGGTTGATAACGCTAAATTTAGCATTAAAACAGCAAATCACAAAAATAAGAGCATATTTGGATCAGATGATGAAGAAGAAAGCGACGATTTATTTGGTTCAAAAGCTACGAAGCATAGTTCCGTAACTGCAGCGTcgatgaaaatcacaaaaccgcCAATCCAAACAAAGAGTTTATTTGGcgacgatgacgacgatgacgacgatgatgacCTGTTTGGATCCAAAGGCA GACCAACAATAAAACCCACGTCATCGTTTACTGGAATAAAGAAACCCGATAGTAACCGAACAAAAATGTCAACTACAGTTGCTTCCAATGATCCATTAGCAGATTTGTTTGGGTAG
- the LOC129728889 gene encoding PRKCA-binding protein isoform X1, whose protein sequence is MLQEYEDDYFLEEDKIKSQNPLSSNSSNNCNQFEADCQLLRGEGDDCESVVGSSCEINNQKVCDSNGQGKILEEIAFVSNDDLPDPVLYADGCVDDTKIIMLCQRQEMVRLGMTVSSGTVVIKKDTSNLIGISIGGGAPLCPCLYIVQVFDGTPAAREGTLQSGDELLGVNGASVKGKTKVEVAKMIQAATEEVTIHYNKLHADPVQGETLDIVLKKMKHRLVEKMSSSTADTLGLSRAILCNDSLVKRLQELERTEAMYKGLVERAKRMLKAHFDVLQTYQSFGNIFAAISVREPQPRASEAFRIFGELHRNMEKDGIKMIKTLKPILADMGTYLHKAIPDTKLTVKRYADAKFSYLSYCLKIKEMDDEEHSYAAIQEPLYRVETGNYEYRLILRCRHEARVKFAKLRSDVLEKIELLECKHARDLASQLRKFVQGLSTLANETVERLESIPNLFPIEVDLKSSAFQYKSAIKFQSEEEVEEEVQQGEEAVETPILQTAKENGSASYEKSSIDQLLADFEDIDLNKSKDGSNNCNSDLLLELGLDDVDLSVGKQTNLMDELLMADVGDFGK, encoded by the exons ATGCTTCAAGAATACGAAGATGACTACTTTCTCGAGGAAGACAAAAT TAAGAGTCAAAATCCACTCTCTAGTAATTCTTCCAATAACTGTAATCAATTCGAGGCCGATTGTCAGCTTCTTCGAGGCGAAGGCGATGATTGTGAGTCGGTCGTAGGTAGCAGTTGCGAAAT aaataatcaaaaggTATGTGATAGTAATGGACAGGGTAAAATACTGgaagaaattgcttttgtttcAAACGACGATCTCCCAGATCCAGTGCTATACGCTGATGGTTGTGTGGACGACACTAAAATTATTATGCTTTGTCAAAGACAGGAAATGGTGCGACT GGGAATGACTGTCAGTTCGGGAACGGTCGTTATCAAGAAAGACACTTCTAACCTCATAGGTATTAGCATCGGTGGAGGGGCACCTCTTTGTCCTTGTTTGTACATTGTTCAG GTTTTCGATGGCACTCCCGCCGCCCGGGAAGGAACACTTCAAAGTGGAGATGAACTGCTGGGTGTCAATGGAGCATCTGTCAAGGGGAAGACAAAAGTCGAAGTAGCCAAAATGATTCAAGCAGCTACCGAAGAGGTTACCATTCACTACAATAAACTACACGCTGACCCAGTCCAAGGTGAAACGTTAGATATTGTTCTTAAGAAGATGAAGCATCGATTGGTGGAGAAAATGTCCAGCAGCACTGCTGATACTCTCGGGCTGTCTAGAGCAATTCTGTGCAATGACTCGTTGGTGAAGCGATTACAAGAGCTGGAACGAACAGAAGCTATGTATAAAGGGCTCGTGGAACGAGCCAAAAG GATGCTGAAAGCTCATTTTGACGTACTTCAAACTTATCAATCATTCGGAAACATATTCGCGGCCATCAGCGTACGTGAACCCCAACCAAGGGCATCGGAGGCTTTTCGTATTTTTGGAGAATTGCATCGGAATATGGAGAAAGATGGcataaaaatgatcaaaactTTGAAGCCGATTCTGGCTGACATGGGAACCTATCTCCACAAAGCCATTCCAGACACTAAACTGACAGTAAAGCGCTACGCAGATGCGAAATTTTCTTATCTTTCGTACTGCTTGAAGATTAAAGAAATGGATGATGAGGAGCATAGTTACGCGGCCATTCAGGAACCTCTTTATCGCGTAGAAACCGGAAACTACGAGTATCGTCTCATTCTGCGTTGTCGACATGAAGCGCGAGTTAAATTCGCCAAATTGCGTAGCGATGTAttagaaaaaattgaattgttgGAATGCAAACACGCACGAGATTTAGCGTCCCAATTGAGAAAATTTGTTCAAGGCCTATCTACCTTGGCGAATGAAACAGTTGAGCGATTGGAATCTATTCCTAATCTGTTCCCCATCGAGGTTGACTTAAAATCAAGTGCCTTTCAGTACAAGTCCGCCATAAAATTTCAATCGGAAGAGGAAGTGGAGGAAGAAGTTCAGCAAGGTGAGGAAGCAGTGGAGACACCAATTTTGCAGACTGCCAAGGAGAACGGCTCGGCCAGTTACGAAAAGTCTTCAATAGACCAGTTGCTAGCTGACTTTGAAGATATCGATCTAAACAAAAGCAAAGACGGTTCGAACAATTGCAATAGCGATCTTCTGTTAGAGCTCGGGCTTGACGATGTGGACCTTTCCGTTGGAAAACAAACAAATCTGATGGATGAGCTGTTAATGGCAGATGTTGGAGATTTCGGAAAGTAG
- the LOC129728889 gene encoding PRKCA-binding protein isoform X2 has protein sequence MLQEYEDDYFLEEDKMGMTVSSGTVVIKKDTSNLIGISIGGGAPLCPCLYIVQVFDGTPAAREGTLQSGDELLGVNGASVKGKTKVEVAKMIQAATEEVTIHYNKLHADPVQGETLDIVLKKMKHRLVEKMSSSTADTLGLSRAILCNDSLVKRLQELERTEAMYKGLVERAKRMLKAHFDVLQTYQSFGNIFAAISVREPQPRASEAFRIFGELHRNMEKDGIKMIKTLKPILADMGTYLHKAIPDTKLTVKRYADAKFSYLSYCLKIKEMDDEEHSYAAIQEPLYRVETGNYEYRLILRCRHEARVKFAKLRSDVLEKIELLECKHARDLASQLRKFVQGLSTLANETVERLESIPNLFPIEVDLKSSAFQYKSAIKFQSEEEVEEEVQQGEEAVETPILQTAKENGSASYEKSSIDQLLADFEDIDLNKSKDGSNNCNSDLLLELGLDDVDLSVGKQTNLMDELLMADVGDFGK, from the exons ATGCTTCAAGAATACGAAGATGACTACTTTCTCGAGGAAGACAAAAT GGGAATGACTGTCAGTTCGGGAACGGTCGTTATCAAGAAAGACACTTCTAACCTCATAGGTATTAGCATCGGTGGAGGGGCACCTCTTTGTCCTTGTTTGTACATTGTTCAG GTTTTCGATGGCACTCCCGCCGCCCGGGAAGGAACACTTCAAAGTGGAGATGAACTGCTGGGTGTCAATGGAGCATCTGTCAAGGGGAAGACAAAAGTCGAAGTAGCCAAAATGATTCAAGCAGCTACCGAAGAGGTTACCATTCACTACAATAAACTACACGCTGACCCAGTCCAAGGTGAAACGTTAGATATTGTTCTTAAGAAGATGAAGCATCGATTGGTGGAGAAAATGTCCAGCAGCACTGCTGATACTCTCGGGCTGTCTAGAGCAATTCTGTGCAATGACTCGTTGGTGAAGCGATTACAAGAGCTGGAACGAACAGAAGCTATGTATAAAGGGCTCGTGGAACGAGCCAAAAG GATGCTGAAAGCTCATTTTGACGTACTTCAAACTTATCAATCATTCGGAAACATATTCGCGGCCATCAGCGTACGTGAACCCCAACCAAGGGCATCGGAGGCTTTTCGTATTTTTGGAGAATTGCATCGGAATATGGAGAAAGATGGcataaaaatgatcaaaactTTGAAGCCGATTCTGGCTGACATGGGAACCTATCTCCACAAAGCCATTCCAGACACTAAACTGACAGTAAAGCGCTACGCAGATGCGAAATTTTCTTATCTTTCGTACTGCTTGAAGATTAAAGAAATGGATGATGAGGAGCATAGTTACGCGGCCATTCAGGAACCTCTTTATCGCGTAGAAACCGGAAACTACGAGTATCGTCTCATTCTGCGTTGTCGACATGAAGCGCGAGTTAAATTCGCCAAATTGCGTAGCGATGTAttagaaaaaattgaattgttgGAATGCAAACACGCACGAGATTTAGCGTCCCAATTGAGAAAATTTGTTCAAGGCCTATCTACCTTGGCGAATGAAACAGTTGAGCGATTGGAATCTATTCCTAATCTGTTCCCCATCGAGGTTGACTTAAAATCAAGTGCCTTTCAGTACAAGTCCGCCATAAAATTTCAATCGGAAGAGGAAGTGGAGGAAGAAGTTCAGCAAGGTGAGGAAGCAGTGGAGACACCAATTTTGCAGACTGCCAAGGAGAACGGCTCGGCCAGTTACGAAAAGTCTTCAATAGACCAGTTGCTAGCTGACTTTGAAGATATCGATCTAAACAAAAGCAAAGACGGTTCGAACAATTGCAATAGCGATCTTCTGTTAGAGCTCGGGCTTGACGATGTGGACCTTTCCGTTGGAAAACAAACAAATCTGATGGATGAGCTGTTAATGGCAGATGTTGGAGATTTCGGAAAGTAG